Proteins from one Candidatus Eisenbacteria bacterium genomic window:
- the rpoZ gene encoding DNA-directed RNA polymerase subunit omega, with product MSDEKGVLRSSNIPNKYELIVVAAKEARRLNELSRQTGLSLGAKVTNVALEEALKGNVLYRYRAETEELNPETPESTEE from the coding sequence GTGTCGGACGAAAAGGGCGTGCTTCGGTCAAGCAACATCCCCAACAAGTACGAGCTGATCGTCGTGGCCGCCAAGGAGGCGCGCCGCCTCAATGAGCTCAGCCGCCAGACGGGGCTCAGCCTCGGCGCCAAGGTGACGAACGTCGCGCTCGAGGAAGCGCTCAAGGGCAACGTGCTGTACCGGTACCGCGCCGAAACGGAAGAATTGAATCCGGAGACTCCGGAGAGCACCGAGGAGTAG
- a CDS encoding helix-turn-helix transcriptional regulator has translation MDVSLAVRQRLVELKLDQRDLAAAAEVTESYVSQLLTRKKMPPAPDRTDIYEKMERFLKIPGGTLSKLADLQRKEELKRIWTDRPAPLLKEVRELILRKCSPLKERQIRAIFEKEPFGEVERLVTQKLLDVVKRVAKEELESENWLHLVARLSGRSYEQIRVFVLEFLDSDILTVSADNCVSFLDPLIESWDIDLASFGMEVVLNRRLAPGYPHKFEFVEREPDQPFEQEAGLKEFLRDRSLSGDAAEDEIEFLKKLRFKGKRPTPLYYYRELQNLRDPLHFRRSAGARKQGG, from the coding sequence ATGGACGTTTCCTTAGCGGTCCGCCAGCGACTCGTAGAATTGAAGCTTGATCAGAGAGACCTGGCGGCTGCCGCCGAAGTTACGGAATCCTACGTTTCCCAGCTCCTGACTCGAAAGAAGATGCCCCCCGCTCCTGACCGAACGGATATCTATGAAAAGATGGAGCGGTTCCTGAAAATCCCAGGCGGCACGCTTTCGAAGCTTGCGGACCTCCAGAGGAAGGAGGAATTGAAGAGGATATGGACCGATCGACCGGCGCCCCTCCTGAAAGAAGTTCGCGAGCTGATTCTTCGCAAGTGCTCGCCGCTCAAAGAAAGACAGATACGCGCAATTTTCGAGAAGGAACCCTTCGGCGAGGTCGAACGCCTCGTTACACAAAAGCTCTTGGACGTGGTTAAGAGAGTTGCCAAGGAAGAATTAGAGAGCGAAAACTGGCTCCACCTGGTAGCTAGACTCAGCGGCCGCAGCTACGAACAGATACGAGTCTTCGTCCTCGAGTTCTTGGACAGCGATATTCTCACCGTGTCGGCTGACAATTGCGTCTCCTTTCTGGATCCTCTGATTGAGTCCTGGGATATCGACCTCGCCAGCTTCGGAATGGAAGTTGTCCTAAACCGGCGACTAGCGCCAGGGTACCCTCACAAATTTGAGTTTGTTGAAAGAGAGCCAGACCAACCCTTCGAGCAAGAGGCGGGGCTCAAAGAATTCCTTCGGGACCGTTCCCTCAGCGGCGATGCTGCCGAGGACGAAATCGAGTTCCTAAAGAAGCTGAGGTTCAAGGGGAAACGGCCAACCCCACTCTATTATTATCGGGAATTGCAGAACCTCAGAGATCCGCTCCATTTTCGCAGATCCGCGGGCGCGAGAAAACAAGGAGGCTGA
- a CDS encoding phosphatase PAP2 family protein, which yields MRDQSSRPHVGVAGMRPGLSVLYAAVARAVICLALLGVPCRARGQSDAPMQSVHPELRLRVEAPLLAAGATLLVVGKNLSIARRSVPPGGLDPSDIRWSFDRGVIGERSTRADTQSDYFRDAALAYPMALAFASQPSGTRVISTLRRSLLYAEALFVAEGLSKVMKGAIDRPRPFTYLPANQRPNNPAYDVSADHAFQSMPSGHAISTFCSAGFAMADHLISRPDASWKERVGSAFVGGFLAGTTAGLRIEAGQHFPSDTIAGGLIGTATGVAVPLVHYYIGPADRRTALPSGRAWRQAILGETVGIAVGILVAETY from the coding sequence ATGCGAGACCAATCTTCGAGGCCGCACGTGGGCGTGGCTGGGATGAGACCTGGCCTTTCGGTGTTGTACGCTGCTGTGGCCCGTGCGGTCATCTGCCTCGCACTCCTCGGCGTCCCCTGCAGAGCCCGAGGCCAAAGCGATGCCCCGATGCAATCGGTGCATCCCGAACTTCGGTTGCGGGTCGAAGCGCCGCTCCTCGCGGCCGGCGCGACGCTCCTCGTTGTAGGGAAGAATTTGAGCATCGCCCGCAGGTCCGTCCCGCCCGGGGGCCTCGATCCCAGCGACATCCGCTGGTCTTTCGACCGGGGGGTCATCGGCGAGCGCAGCACGCGCGCCGATACACAGAGCGACTATTTCCGCGACGCGGCCCTGGCCTATCCCATGGCGCTTGCGTTCGCCTCCCAGCCTTCCGGGACGCGCGTGATCAGTACTCTGCGGCGTTCGCTCCTGTACGCGGAGGCGCTCTTCGTCGCGGAGGGATTATCCAAGGTCATGAAAGGGGCCATCGATCGCCCGCGGCCCTTCACTTATCTACCCGCCAATCAGCGGCCGAACAATCCCGCGTACGATGTCAGCGCCGATCATGCCTTCCAATCGATGCCTTCGGGGCATGCAATCAGTACGTTCTGCTCGGCCGGCTTCGCGATGGCCGATCACCTCATCTCACGGCCAGATGCGAGTTGGAAAGAGCGTGTCGGGAGTGCATTTGTCGGTGGCTTCCTGGCGGGCACGACGGCGGGCTTGCGCATTGAGGCAGGGCAGCACTTCCCCTCCGACACGATCGCCGGCGGGCTCATCGGCACCGCTACGGGCGTGGCGGTACCACTCGTGCATTATTACATCGGTCCCGCGGACCGACGGACCGCGCTGCCGTCGGGGCGTGCCTGGCGGCAGGCCATACTTGGCGAAACCGTCGGAATCGCCGTCGGTATCCTCGTCGCGGAAACATACTGA